Proteins encoded within one genomic window of Trichomycterus rosablanca isolate fTriRos1 chromosome 7, fTriRos1.hap1, whole genome shotgun sequence:
- the tbx16 gene encoding T-box transcription factor 16, which yields MQAIRDRKHNFSIPPPSAMAGTADSFHQGNIRMTLEDPELWKSFHEIGTEMIITKPGRRMFPHCKINISGLVPYAKYILLVDIVPEDNFRYKWNKDKWEVAGKAEPQPPYRTYLHPDSPAPGSHWMKQSVSFLKLKLTNNALDQHGHIILHSMHRYHPRFHIVQADDLYSVRWSVFQTFTFPETTFTAVTAYQNTKITKLKIDNNPFAKGFRDEGMNLKRRANRGPNDAERLAKRLHSLARESDHDSPPESRRSSFEGLADGRAECKASLKEEPNSPWGGASDRDNGHSLGRDSPLSSNVRDMYSSEQLVPGHGTYQPYRFSDYSKSPSSSSSSMVIVGRNNYESRVPDVATVPEQENKTSVPDMAVPQCPPAATAGVQDYPGVLNVAVAQAAKPGMLGHPALYAPYTADQPLGQWSGTSSAQYPPHPHHHHHLAADYSTQAVHHGYHHANVPDWSQYPLFSYSCW from the exons ATGCAAGCTATTAGAG ATCGCAAACACAACTTTAGCATTCCACCTCCGTCTGCGATGGCAGGAACTGCAGATTCCTTTCACCAAGGCAACATTAGGATGACCTTGGAGGACCCAGAGCTCTGGAAATCCTTTCATGAGATTGGCACTGAGATGATCATAACCAAACCTGGCAG GAGAATGTTTCCTCATTGTAAGATCAACATCTCTGGACTTGTTCCCTATGCAAAGTACATCCTGCTGGTGGACATTGTGCCTGAAGATAACTTCAGATATAAG TGGAATAAAGACAAGTGGGAAGTGGCAGGCAAGGCTGAGCCGCAGCCACCATACAGGACATACCTCCACCCGGACTCCCCAGCTCCGGGCAGCCACTGGATGAAGCAGTCTGTTTCCTTTCTCAAGCTTAAACTGACCAACAATGCCCTCGACCAGCACGGACAT ATTATCTTGCATTCCATGCACCGCTACCATCCCCGCTTCCATATTGTGCAAGCCGACGACCTGTACAGTGTACGTTGGAGTGTCTTCCAGACCTTCACCTTTCCTGAAACCACTTTTACTGCTGTCACGGCATACCAGAACACCAAG aTTACCAAGCTGAAAATCGACAACAACCCTTTTGCTAAAGGTTTTAGGGATGAAGGCATGAATTTAAAAAG ACGTGCAAACAGAGGGCCAAATGATGCAGAACGACTGGCTAAGAGGCTGCACTCATTGGCCAGGGAATCCGACCATGACAGCCCACCAG AATCCCGCCGCTCCTCTTTCGAGGGTCTGGCAGATGGACGCGCTGAATGTAAGGCCAGTCTTAAGGAAGAACCAAATTCTCCATGGGGAGGAGCATCAGATCGGGATAATGGACACAGCTTGGGAAGAGACTCTCCTCTCAGCTCTAATGTTCGAGACATGTACAGCTCTGAACAGCTTGTCCCTGGACATGGCACATATCAACCTTACAG GTTTTCAGACTACAGCAAGTCGCCTAGCTCCAGCTCCTCCAGCATGGTCATTGTTGGACGCAACAACTACGAATCCCGTGTGCCAGACGTGGCCACTGTCCCGGAGCAGGAAAACAAGACCAGTGTGCCAGATATGGCTGTCCCACAGTGTCCTCCTGCCGCCACGGCCGGCGTTCAAGACTACCCCGGTGTACTGAATGTAGCTGTGGCACAGGCTGCTAAACCGGGAATGCTGGGTCATCCCGCGCTCTACGCACCATATACTGCTGATCAGCCTTTGGGCCAGTGGAGCGGGACCAGCTCAGCCCAGTACCCACCACACccacaccatcaccaccacctgGCAGCAGACTACAGCACCCAGGCTGTGCATCACGGCTACCATCACGCCAATGTGCCAGACTGGAGCCAGTACCCACTCTTCTCATATTCCTGCTGGTGA
- the LOC134317906 gene encoding zinc finger C2HC domain-containing protein 1C-like gives MDEIITELLLLQKIKRLQDEFRRLNYVLQGPAASGKENIRCRASKIPVSLGSIEKKRLERERKKNASTKEQNLRSEKRQSQIPLPLAVIEKRRAESLQHLPHAPKPPNNPQMFEKSFRQKRAERLRAENITNYPEQELPLQTGRVTLRPLQLKKSSDETSNIKLTPYDPLPPIDSGEGLNRPKKVKYNYLGKFERKPVKKVENFSPKKKVLEKKEEDCGTKKQQKQKYNYLGRFNKEENNEEAEMNASGSSDETPEQQVRKSIRHPRLASHSLPECMYCGRRFAQNRLDTHTDICSRLQQKKRPVFNSSKQRKKGTRLEGYISTDDRAEFKMTKSKNTADFVTCPHCFSRMAPRIAQIHIAKCSTTREHQE, from the exons ATGGATGAGATTATAACTGAGCTGTTGTTATTACAGAAAATCAAGAGACTGCAGGACGAATTTCGTAGACTGAATTACGTCCTACAAGGCCCAGCAGCTTCTGGTAAAGAGAACATTCGCTGCAGAGCCTCTAAAATCCCCGTGTCTCTGGGGTCTATTGAGAAGAAGCGTCTGGAGCGAGAGAGGAAGAAGAACGCTTCAACCAAGGAGCAGAACCTGAGATCTGAG AAACGCCAGTCCCAGATCCCGTTGCCATTGGCGGTTATCGAGAAGAGACGGGCAGAGAGTCTACAGCACCTGCCCCATGCACCCAAGCCCCCAAACAATCCCCAAATGTTCGAAAAATCCTTCCGGCAGAAGAGAGCGGAAAGGCTGAGGGCCGAAAACATAACAAACTACCCTGAGCAGGAGCTTCCATTACAGACTGGCCGAGTCACCCTGAGGCCTCTTCAGCTGAAAAAGAGTTCAGACGAGACCTCCAACATTAAATTGACTCCATATGACCCGCTACCGCCCATTGATTCTGGCGAGGGTTTGAATAGACCGAAGAAGGTGAAGTACAATTACCTGGGCAAATTTGAAAGGAAGCCGGTTAAAAAAGTCGAGAATTTTTCTCCAAAGAAAAAAGTTCTGGAGAAAAAGGAGGAGGACTGTGGGACGAAgaaacaacaaaagcaaaaatacaACTACCTGGGTCGAtttaataaagaagaaaataatgaaGAAGCAGAAATGAACGCTAGTGGCTCTTCTGATGAAACTCCTGAACAACAAGTGAGAAAATCGATCCGTCATCCTCGACTCGCCAGCCATTCCCTTCCAGAGTGCATGTATTGTGGCCGCAGATTCGCCCAGAACCGCTTGGACACCCACACTGACATCTGCTCCAGGCTCCAGCAGAAAAAACGCCCGGTCTTTAACTCCAGCAAGCAGAGGAAGAAAGGCACGCGACTGGAGGGCTACATCAGCACAGATGACAGAGCAGAATTCAAG ATGACCAAGAGCAAAAACACTGCAGACTTTGTGACCTGCCCGCACTGCTTCAGTCGCATGGCTCCACGCATCGCCCAGATCCACATCGCCAAGTGCAGCACCACCAGAGAACATCAGGAATGA